In the genome of Hymenobacter taeanensis, one region contains:
- the cysS gene encoding cysteine--tRNA ligase, producing MQHPLSLYNTLTRQKAPFEPLNAPFVGVYLCGPTVYNEAHIGNARGPVVFDVLTRYLRFLGYTVRYVRNITDVGHLEGDADEGEDKIGKIARARKVEPMQVAEGYTNLYEDHVAALGCLPPDITPRASGHIIEQIQMIEEIIRNGFAYESNGSVYFDVPAYNAAGRNYGKLSNRVVEELLAGSRENLAGQDEKRSPLDFALWKRADERHLMRWPSPWSDGFPGWHLECSAMSRKYLGDEFDIHGGGLDLMFPHHECEIAQSQACNHPTNEARVWMHNNMITVNGQKMSKSLGNFITISQLFEGTNTTLAQAYSPMTARFFLLQAHYRSTVDITDEGLQAARKGYRKLMNGLRLLDKLNEASLSPEVIKSRTVEPLTEGQAPDTTKGDAELRKLVADCFAGLNDDLNTAKAIASLFNLLRKLNGFFANLATLATVSAAALQEATEAYRVLVTDILGLVDEPRAKAEDLLRLTLEFYQEAKVTKAYDKVDQIRAALKEQGIVVKDTKAGIDWAYSEE from the coding sequence ATGCAGCACCCACTTTCGCTTTACAATACGCTCACTCGCCAGAAAGCCCCATTTGAGCCCCTCAACGCTCCTTTTGTGGGGGTGTACTTGTGCGGCCCTACGGTGTACAACGAGGCCCACATTGGCAATGCCCGGGGCCCAGTGGTATTTGATGTGCTGACGCGTTACCTGCGCTTTTTGGGCTACACGGTGCGCTACGTGCGCAACATCACCGACGTAGGCCACCTGGAAGGCGACGCCGATGAAGGGGAAGATAAAATTGGCAAGATTGCCCGGGCCCGCAAGGTTGAGCCTATGCAAGTGGCTGAGGGCTATACCAATCTGTATGAAGACCACGTAGCAGCTCTGGGCTGCTTGCCGCCCGATATTACGCCCCGCGCCAGCGGCCACATTATTGAGCAGATTCAGATGATTGAAGAAATCATCCGGAATGGCTTTGCGTATGAATCTAATGGCTCAGTGTACTTTGATGTACCCGCCTATAATGCTGCGGGCCGCAACTACGGCAAGCTTTCTAACCGCGTGGTAGAAGAGCTGCTGGCTGGCTCGCGCGAAAACCTGGCCGGGCAAGATGAGAAGCGCAGCCCCCTCGACTTTGCGCTGTGGAAACGGGCCGATGAGCGCCACCTCATGCGCTGGCCCTCCCCCTGGAGCGACGGTTTTCCCGGCTGGCACCTGGAGTGCTCGGCCATGAGCCGCAAGTACCTCGGCGACGAGTTTGACATTCATGGCGGTGGCCTAGACCTGATGTTTCCGCACCACGAGTGCGAAATTGCGCAGAGCCAAGCGTGCAACCACCCCACCAATGAGGCGCGGGTGTGGATGCATAACAACATGATTACGGTGAATGGCCAGAAGATGAGCAAGTCGCTGGGCAACTTCATCACCATCAGTCAGCTGTTTGAAGGCACCAACACCACCCTGGCCCAGGCCTACTCGCCCATGACGGCGCGATTCTTCCTGCTGCAGGCGCACTACCGCAGCACCGTAGATATTACCGACGAAGGTTTGCAGGCGGCTCGTAAGGGTTACCGCAAGCTCATGAATGGCCTGCGTCTGCTCGATAAGCTCAACGAAGCCAGCCTCTCACCGGAAGTAATCAAGAGCCGCACCGTAGAACCCCTGACGGAAGGCCAGGCCCCCGACACCACCAAGGGCGACGCGGAGTTGCGCAAACTGGTAGCCGATTGCTTTGCAGGCCTGAATGATGATTTAAATACGGCTAAGGCTATTGCCAGCTTGTTTAATCTGCTGCGGAAGCTCAACGGCTTCTTCGCTAACCTGGCCACTCTGGCCACGGTAAGCGCCGCCGCACTGCAGGAAGCCACTGAGGCGTACCGAGTTCTGGTGACAGACATTCTAGGCCTGGTAGATGAGCCCCGAGCTAAGGCCGAGGACCTGCTGCGCCTGACGCTGGAGTTTTATCAGGAAGCCAAAGTCACGAAAGCCTACGATAAGGTTGATCAGATTAGGGCCGCGCTCAAAGAGCAGGGCATTGTGGTAAAAGACACCAAAGCCGGCATCGACTGGGCCTACAGCGAAGAGTAA
- a CDS encoding alpha/beta hydrolase fold domain-containing protein codes for MKHLFTLLLFLSIAVLTEAQTRIDTTGGRYYKPLFSNVTRSTLAYGAAVNYLGNTESLSLDLYQPDGDTVRRRPLLIFAHGGGFVSGNRSDQDVTELCNRFAKMGYVTASIDYRIVFLPFDTINLGRAAIRAAQDMRAAVRFFRKDAAASKSYRIHSDFIYVGGTSAGAVTALETAYLDKDAEVPTYIGLAGLGGLEGSSGNPGYSSKVRGAINLSGALGSPTWIEAGDVPFVSLHGTNDAVLPYAGGKVGSLLPPLKVYGSAPLHTRALAVGVQNPFYTFKGAGHVPFSGTTAAQVAYMDTTVRFVRDFLRPLLRQPSIVTASKASTSPPLLQAYPIPATSAVRLTWPTGAALRPAAVELLDATGRVVRRLQWEQPELRIARENLRAGTYFLRAEGVGARRVVFE; via the coding sequence ATGAAACACCTCTTCACGCTCCTTCTCTTCTTATCCATAGCAGTACTAACCGAGGCCCAAACCCGGATTGATACCACGGGTGGCCGGTACTACAAACCCCTCTTCAGCAACGTGACGCGCTCAACGCTGGCCTACGGAGCCGCTGTAAATTATCTGGGCAATACCGAGTCGCTGAGCCTGGATTTGTATCAGCCGGATGGCGACACCGTGAGACGCCGACCACTGCTGATATTTGCGCACGGCGGCGGCTTTGTTTCCGGCAACCGGTCTGATCAGGACGTAACGGAGCTGTGCAACCGGTTTGCCAAAATGGGCTACGTTACGGCTAGTATTGATTACCGGATCGTGTTTCTGCCCTTTGATACCATTAATCTGGGGCGGGCAGCTATTCGGGCAGCGCAGGATATGCGCGCGGCCGTGCGCTTCTTCCGTAAGGATGCCGCCGCCTCAAAATCCTACCGCATTCATTCCGACTTTATTTACGTAGGCGGAACTTCGGCCGGGGCCGTTACGGCGCTGGAAACGGCGTATCTGGACAAAGACGCCGAGGTGCCCACATATATAGGCCTGGCAGGCTTAGGTGGCCTGGAGGGCAGCAGTGGCAACCCCGGCTACTCCAGCAAAGTCCGTGGAGCTATTAACCTCAGCGGTGCCCTCGGCAGCCCCACCTGGATAGAGGCCGGCGACGTGCCCTTCGTGAGCCTACACGGCACCAACGATGCCGTTTTGCCTTACGCCGGCGGCAAAGTAGGCAGTTTGCTACCACCCCTGAAGGTATACGGTAGTGCGCCGCTGCATACGCGGGCTCTGGCCGTGGGCGTGCAAAACCCATTCTACACTTTTAAAGGAGCCGGCCACGTGCCCTTCTCTGGCACTACGGCGGCCCAAGTGGCCTACATGGATACCACAGTGCGCTTCGTGCGAGATTTTCTGCGTCCCTTGTTGCGGCAACCCAGCATTGTTACGGCCAGCAAAGCCAGCACTAGCCCGCCGCTACTGCAGGCCTACCCGATACCCGCCACCTCCGCAGTACGCCTGACCTGGCCTACAGGGGCGGCTCTCCGGCCCGCCGCTGTTGAATTACTGGATGCTACGGGCCGCGTGGTGCGGCGCCTGCAGTGGGAGCAACCTGAGTTGCGCATTGCCCGCGAGAACCTCCGGGCCGGCACGTACTTTCTGCGGGCAGAAGGGGTAGGCGCCCGCCGCGTGGTGTTTGAATAA
- a CDS encoding GNAT family N-acetyltransferase produces the protein MSQRVFSIRMLTEAEIQPHLPILAHLLQDAVEGGASVGYLPPLALEPALAYWHDVMVAVANGHRVLLVAEQDGKVVGTVQLDLATKPNGLHRAEVSKLLVHSQARRQGIAQQLMLAIEEAAYQHHRTTLVLDTLQGEPSELLYQKLGYTAAGTIPAFARVGSGELEPTVVYYKLLA, from the coding sequence ATGAGCCAACGTGTATTTTCTATTCGGATGCTGACTGAAGCTGAAATTCAACCACACCTGCCCATACTGGCCCACCTGCTACAGGATGCCGTTGAGGGCGGCGCTTCTGTGGGATATTTGCCGCCTCTGGCCTTGGAGCCAGCCCTGGCCTACTGGCACGACGTAATGGTGGCCGTGGCCAACGGGCACCGTGTGCTATTGGTGGCGGAGCAGGACGGCAAGGTAGTAGGCACTGTGCAGCTTGACCTAGCCACTAAGCCCAATGGCCTGCACCGTGCCGAAGTCTCTAAACTGCTTGTGCACAGTCAGGCCCGGCGCCAGGGAATTGCGCAGCAGCTAATGCTGGCTATTGAAGAAGCAGCCTACCAGCACCACCGCACCACACTCGTGCTGGACACGCTGCAAGGCGAGCCATCGGAGCTCTTGTATCAGAAGCTCGGCTACACCGCGGCGGGTACTATTCCGGCCTTTGCCCGCGTGGGCAGCGGAGAACTAGAGCCCACGGTGGTGTATTATAAGCTACTGGCCTAG
- a CDS encoding M28 family peptidase, with translation MNLIRLAPVALASLLLLTACPEKKSTTETTAATEQPSTPKAPAFNADSAYAYTAKQVAFGPRVPNSPAHVKAGDWIVQKFKSLGLSVKEQPFTAMAFDGKMLRSRNIIAQYQPQAARRIAIFTHWDTRPFADKDKTNKNAPLDGASDGASGVGIALEMARVLAAQQDSLAPGVGVDFILFDSEDYGYDSSTQGEKENLLARQEANGQSSWCLGSQYWAKNMVPANYKPSYGILLDMVGAKDAKFSREELSRQQARDVVDKVWNTASQLGFSDFFLFNDSYGITDDHVYTNQAGVRTIDIIDHVPVGDEYFPAYHHTTQDNMSVIDKRTLKAVGQTVLTTIYGE, from the coding sequence ATGAATCTCATTCGTCTTGCCCCTGTCGCCCTGGCTTCGTTGTTGCTGCTCACGGCTTGTCCGGAGAAGAAAAGCACCACCGAAACCACTGCCGCCACGGAGCAACCCAGCACGCCCAAAGCACCGGCCTTCAATGCTGATTCGGCTTACGCCTACACCGCCAAGCAGGTAGCATTTGGGCCACGCGTGCCCAATAGCCCCGCCCACGTGAAAGCCGGCGACTGGATTGTGCAGAAGTTTAAGTCGCTAGGCCTATCGGTGAAGGAGCAGCCATTTACGGCCATGGCGTTTGATGGCAAGATGCTGCGCTCCCGCAACATTATTGCCCAATACCAGCCCCAGGCTGCCCGGCGCATTGCCATCTTCACGCACTGGGATACCCGCCCCTTCGCCGATAAGGATAAGACCAATAAAAACGCTCCTCTCGATGGCGCTTCAGATGGAGCCAGCGGTGTGGGCATTGCCCTGGAAATGGCCCGTGTGCTGGCCGCCCAACAGGATAGCCTGGCCCCCGGAGTAGGAGTTGACTTTATCCTGTTTGACTCTGAGGACTACGGCTACGACAGCAGCACCCAGGGCGAGAAGGAAAACCTGCTGGCCCGGCAAGAAGCAAATGGCCAGTCAAGCTGGTGCCTGGGCTCGCAGTACTGGGCCAAGAACATGGTGCCGGCCAACTATAAGCCTAGCTATGGCATCCTGCTGGATATGGTGGGCGCCAAAGACGCTAAGTTCAGCCGCGAAGAACTCTCGCGTCAGCAGGCCCGCGACGTGGTGGATAAAGTGTGGAACACAGCTTCCCAGCTCGGTTTCTCCGACTTCTTCCTCTTCAACGACAGCTACGGTATTACCGACGACCACGTGTACACCAACCAGGCCGGCGTGCGCACCATCGACATCATCGACCACGTGCCCGTCGGCGACGAGTATTTCCCAGCCTACCACCACACCACCCAGGACAATATGAGCGTCATTGATAAGCGGACGCTCAAAGCCGTAGGCCAAACCGTGCTGACTACTATTTACGGCGAGTAA
- a CDS encoding S66 peptidase family protein, producing the protein MAATAPRPLRQGDKVAIVCTARKASPEELAAAVATLQSWGLEVVLGESTAAAQHQFGGTDEVRARDLQRQLDDPSIRAILSARGGYGTTRIIDSIDFSRFAQDLKWVAGFSDITALNSHLLTLGHQSIHGVMPMLFHQEAGEESLESLRRALFGEEVTYTVPAHPLNRFGVATAELTGGNLSLLQTLTGTRSDCPTAGRILFLEDIDEYLYAIDRMMVHLDRTGKLQNLAGLLVGHFTNPQDNMIPYGQTPNEIIDHYAGKYGFPVAHGFPVGHEPQNMALVCGREARLVVNDKGAHLSYL; encoded by the coding sequence ATGGCAGCCACTGCGCCGCGCCCACTCCGCCAGGGCGATAAAGTAGCCATTGTATGTACCGCCCGAAAAGCCTCGCCCGAGGAGCTGGCTGCGGCCGTTGCCACCCTGCAAAGCTGGGGCCTGGAGGTAGTGCTGGGCGAAAGCACCGCCGCCGCCCAGCACCAATTTGGGGGCACTGATGAGGTACGCGCCCGCGACTTGCAGCGCCAGCTCGACGACCCCAGCATCCGGGCCATCCTGTCGGCCCGTGGGGGCTACGGCACCACGCGCATCATCGACAGCATTGACTTTTCCCGCTTCGCCCAAGACCTTAAATGGGTAGCGGGCTTCTCTGATATTACGGCCCTCAACAGCCACTTACTGACGCTAGGCCACCAAAGCATCCATGGGGTGATGCCCATGCTTTTCCATCAGGAGGCGGGCGAAGAATCGTTGGAGAGCTTGCGGCGGGCGTTGTTCGGAGAGGAAGTGACTTATACGGTTCCGGCGCATCCGCTCAACCGCTTTGGTGTGGCCACCGCCGAGCTGACGGGCGGCAACCTGAGCCTGCTTCAAACCCTCACCGGCACCCGCTCCGACTGCCCCACTGCCGGCCGCATCCTGTTCCTGGAGGACATCGACGAGTACCTCTATGCTATTGACCGGATGATGGTGCACCTCGACCGCACTGGCAAGCTCCAGAACCTGGCCGGCCTGCTCGTGGGCCACTTCACCAACCCCCAAGACAATATGATTCCGTACGGCCAGACACCCAACGAAATCATCGACCATTACGCGGGTAAGTACGGCTTCCCCGTGGCACACGGCTTCCCCGTAGGCCACGAGCCCCAGAACATGGCCCTTGTCTGTGGCCGCGAAGCCCGTTTGGTAGTAAATGATAAGGGCGCGCACCTCAGCTATCTGTAA
- a CDS encoding T9SS type A sorting domain-containing protein, whose protein sequence is MKKLYAGCLSLGIGALLLGTATNGLAQHIFTDDTLTPYKQNFDGLPATVAFRNNLTLPGVYALAEADAGVMPAGYPTTYTPTTIAANDGSNVAADYFHFGTEGSTDRAFGGIASTQIVSATGYVGIRFRNSSSVTIRNLEIQYAMEQWYNSGRQDQAQVGVSYLKAAVGDTIAALNRDAGTWTPIPALTVEAPSTATVVSSRDGNAPSNRRVRQVTLDDIALLPGQEIMIRWEYVLNSSTNGNGLSIDDVVITPIANSFFLAATQTGSLSSWKSNADGTGTSPASFTADNQTFYLVGNNVDASALAVSGANSKVVVGTLSKPTSLTIANNTLIQTPIDVTAGSTLLIREAAATAPATFRLGALAPNSTVAYVGNQAEQTVLPANYGHLRLAGQAPKTLGGNIIIDGSLTLDGAQLRLHQYNATLNRGARLRQTHPTNYVVTDGSGQLRQTVSSDDQPVLFPVGTAQVYLPVTLRQSKPRSEDVFQVRVADQAYAHYDAQEYGVGAALTHRVVQKTWFVSEEVAGNSDVSMTLQWPTAATTADFDPARAFVAHYHNGNWDQTAASLGAAGTGPFSATRTGITSFSPFGVTAQAIALPTTAATSQPLVTVVPNPSSGRFELVTTSATHTALQGVVLDALGREVLRITQPTGSQRTTFDLSRQPAGLYLFRLSGETPQTLRIVKQ, encoded by the coding sequence ATGAAAAAACTCTACGCAGGATGTTTGTCTTTGGGGATTGGCGCTTTGCTGCTGGGAACAGCAACCAATGGCTTGGCGCAGCATATTTTCACCGATGATACGCTAACTCCTTACAAACAAAATTTCGATGGTCTGCCGGCTACGGTTGCGTTTCGCAACAACCTGACCTTGCCGGGCGTGTACGCCCTGGCCGAAGCCGATGCCGGCGTGATGCCAGCTGGCTATCCTACTACCTATACTCCCACCACCATAGCAGCCAACGATGGCTCAAACGTGGCCGCTGATTATTTCCACTTCGGGACGGAAGGTAGTACTGACCGGGCTTTCGGCGGCATTGCCAGCACTCAAATTGTGTCGGCTACGGGCTACGTTGGTATTCGCTTCCGCAATAGCTCGTCGGTTACCATTCGCAACCTGGAAATTCAGTACGCCATGGAGCAATGGTACAACTCGGGGCGGCAAGACCAGGCGCAGGTAGGAGTATCTTACCTGAAAGCGGCGGTGGGTGATACCATTGCTGCGCTTAACCGGGACGCGGGCACCTGGACGCCGATTCCGGCGCTAACCGTAGAAGCCCCCTCTACAGCTACCGTAGTGTCCAGTCGCGACGGCAACGCCCCCTCTAACCGCCGCGTGCGTCAGGTTACCCTGGACGACATTGCACTGCTACCGGGTCAGGAAATCATGATCCGGTGGGAATACGTACTGAACTCCTCTACAAATGGCAACGGCCTGAGCATCGACGATGTAGTGATAACGCCCATAGCCAACTCATTTTTCCTGGCTGCCACCCAAACCGGTAGTTTATCAAGCTGGAAAAGCAACGCCGACGGCACGGGCACGTCGCCCGCCAGCTTTACGGCCGACAACCAGACGTTCTACCTGGTTGGCAACAACGTAGATGCTTCTGCCCTGGCAGTTTCGGGTGCCAACTCGAAAGTAGTAGTAGGAACCTTATCAAAGCCGACCTCCCTTACCATCGCCAACAACACCCTGATCCAGACGCCCATCGACGTTACGGCTGGCTCTACGCTACTCATTCGGGAGGCGGCAGCAACTGCTCCGGCTACATTCCGCCTCGGGGCATTGGCCCCGAACAGCACCGTGGCTTACGTCGGCAATCAGGCAGAACAGACCGTGCTGCCCGCCAACTACGGCCACCTGCGTCTGGCTGGCCAGGCGCCCAAAACGTTGGGCGGCAACATTATCATTGATGGCAGCTTGACGCTGGATGGCGCGCAGCTTCGCCTCCATCAGTACAACGCAACCCTTAACCGTGGGGCCCGCCTGCGGCAAACTCACCCCACAAACTATGTAGTCACCGACGGGAGCGGACAACTCCGCCAAACGGTAAGCAGCGACGATCAGCCGGTGCTGTTCCCGGTGGGCACAGCCCAGGTTTACCTGCCCGTCACGCTACGGCAGTCTAAGCCGCGCTCCGAAGATGTCTTCCAGGTTCGGGTGGCGGACCAGGCCTATGCGCACTATGATGCCCAAGAGTACGGTGTAGGTGCTGCCCTTACCCACCGTGTGGTGCAGAAAACGTGGTTTGTGAGCGAGGAAGTAGCTGGCAACTCCGACGTGTCGATGACCCTGCAGTGGCCTACAGCGGCCACCACCGCCGATTTCGATCCGGCGCGGGCTTTCGTGGCCCACTACCACAACGGCAACTGGGATCAGACAGCCGCCTCACTGGGCGCGGCCGGTACTGGCCCCTTCAGCGCTACTCGTACAGGTATCACAAGCTTTTCGCCGTTTGGCGTAACAGCCCAAGCCATTGCCCTGCCCACAACTGCTGCTACCAGCCAGCCGCTCGTCACTGTAGTGCCAAACCCCAGCTCGGGCCGCTTTGAGCTAGTAACCACCAGTGCAACCCATACTGCGCTCCAAGGTGTGGTGCTGGATGCCCTGGGCCGGGAGGTTTTGCGCATAACCCAGCCTACTGGTAGCCAGCGCACCACTTTCGACCTGAGCCGGCAGCCCGCTGGCCTGTACCTATTCCGCCTTTCAGGCGAAACACCCCAAACCCTGAGAATAGTTAAGCAATAA